In Arachis hypogaea cultivar Tifrunner unplaced genomic scaffold, arahy.Tifrunner.gnm2.J5K5 arahy.Tifrunner.gnm2.scaffold_228, whole genome shotgun sequence, a single genomic region encodes these proteins:
- the LOC114927343 gene encoding NADH-ubiquinone oxidoreductase chain 1 produces the protein MAFVQRRKGPDVVGSFGLLQPLADGLKLILKEPISPSSANFSLFRMAPVATFMLSLVARAVVPFDYGMVLSDSNIGLLYLFAISSLGVYGIITAGWSSN, from the coding sequence ATGGCTTTTGTGCAACGTCGAAAGGGTCCTGATGTAGTGGGATCGTTCGGATTGTTACAACCTCTAGCAGATGGTTTGAAATTGATTCTAAAAGAACCTATTTCACCAAGTAGTGCTAATTTCTCCCTTTTTAGAATGGCTCCAGTGGCTACATTTATGTTAAGTCTGGTCGCTCGGGCCGTTGTACCTTTTGATTATGGTATGGTATTGTCAGATTCGAACATAGGGCTACTTTATTTGTTTGCCATATCTTCGTTAGGTGTTTATGGAATTATTACAGCAGGTTGGTCTAGTAATTAG